The Geminocystis sp. NIES-3708 genomic sequence TTTCAGTGTTATTAGCCTTGCGTAAAATTCGCCCTAATCTTTGAATATATTCTCTAGTTGAGCCTGTGCCAGACAATATAATTGCTATTTTAGCATCAGGCACGTCAACGCCTTCATTAAGTACATGAGAAGCCGCTAAAATTTTATATTCTCCCCTATGATATTTTGTTAAAATTTGATGACGCTCTTTTACAGGTGTTTGATAAGTTATTGCTGGAATTAAATATTGTTGAGAAATGCGGTAAACTGTGGCATTATCATTAGTAAAAATCAGGATTTTATCAGGATAATGTTTTTCTATTAATTCACTTAATACCTTTAATTTTGCAGTGGTACCTGAAGCGATTTCCTTTGATTCTCGATGGGCTAACATTGCTCTTCTTCCTTCATTTGTTCTGGCACTGGCTTTAACAAATAATTGCCAACCATCGAGACTAGAAAGAGAAATATTCGACTGTTTTAAAAAAGTATTTCTAATATTTATGACTTCATTATATCTTTTTTTTTCTTCTATTTCTAAAGATACTTTTATGGGAATAACTTGATATTCTGAAAGAGTATTATTTGATAATTCTTGAGGTGTTTTACGATAAATAATTTTACCAATTAAATTGTCTAAATAACTATGACTACCATCACCTCTTTCGGGGGTAGCCGTCAACCCAAGACGATAAGGTGCAATGGATTCTTCTGCTATCACTTGAAAAAAATCTGTAGGTAAATGATGACATTCATCGAAAATCAACAAACCGTAATGATTCCCTAATGTCTTAGCATGAATCGCCGCACTATGATAAGTTGCTATTAAAATTGGAGTGCGATCATGTGAGCCTCCTCCTAACAATCCAACTTTTATCTTGGGAAAAGCTAACTCAATTTGTGCATACCACTGATGTAATAAGTCTAAAGTTGGTACTACTATTAAAGTTGTTCTTGGGGTACAGGCGATCGCTAATTGTGCCAAATAAGTTTTACCTGCCGCTGTTGGTAAGACAACAACCCCTTTTCTTTGAGCCAATTTCCACGCTTCTAAGGCTTCTATTTGATGAGGATAAGGAGTTTTGGTTAAATTAGATTGAATTTCTAAGGGAAAAAATGCCTTGGCGGAGTCAACGAAATTAATGTTTTCTTGCTCAAAAGCCTCGATTAATGCACGATAATAAATAGCTGGAATGCGAAATTTTTCGATTCTGTCATCCCATGTTGCAAATTCAATCCATGCCTTACCTCTTGGCGGTGGATGTAAAATTAGTGTACCACGATCATAAGTTAATTTAGTCGCACGACTCATTAATAATTACAGCAAAATGAACATCTCAATTATATGTTGAAAAGGAATAATTCCTATGATACGAAGAAAATTAATTTGAGTCTTAATCCTAGATATACAAATTTTTAAACATTCTCTTATTTTATAAAATTCCATTTGATTTAAAAATAGATAATCAAAGAAATTATTTTATCATTAAAAAATGTTATGCCTGAAGAAAAGAAACTATCTTTAAACTTAAAAACAAAACAAAAATTATCTATAGTAATTCCTGTCTATAACGGAGGTGAAGCATTTTATCACTGTTTATTAAGTATCAAAAAATTTGCTCCTCCAGAAATAGAAATTATTGTTGTAGCTGATGGAGATACTGATGATTCAAGAAAATTAGCTCAAAAATTTACATCTAAAATAATTATAAATGATCAAGCTTTAGGTCCTGCAAATGCAAGAAATTTAGGTGCTAAAATTGCCACAGGAGAGTTACTTTTTTTCTTAGATGCCGATGTTTCTATTAAGGAACAAACTATTCCTAAAATTAAGCTATTTTTTGCAGAAAACACAGAAATAACTGCCTTAATTGGTTCTTATGATGATCAACCCGGTGCGATTAATTTTTTGTCTCAATATAAAAATTTATTTCATCATTATACCCATCAACAAGGACAAGAAAACGCATTAACTTTTTGGGGTGCTTGTGGTGTTATTAAGCGAGATATTTTTGAAAAAATAGGAGGTTTTAATAATAGTTATAAGTTGCCTTCAGTAGAAGATGTTGAGTTAGGTTATCGACTTACCGAAGCAGGTTATAAAATTAATTTAGTTAAAGATATTCAGGTTAAACATTTGAAAAAATGGACTATAATTTCTCTGTTAAAAGCTGATATTTTTCAACGAGCTATTCCTTGGACTATTTTATTATTAAAATACGGTAATATGGTTAATGATCTTAATTTAAGTTGGACGAATAGAGTAAGTATTTTACTGATTTATAGTCTTATAATATTGACAGTATTATCCTTTTGGTTTAACTTTGTTTATTTATTTATTATTATCATCATTACCCTATTAATAATTAATCGAAAAGTTTATTATTTCTTTTATAAAAAAAAAGGCTTAATTTTTAGTTTAAATGCTATTTTATGGCATTGGTTTTACTATTTATATGGTGGTTTTGGTTTTATGTTAGGTTTAATTTTATTTAGGTTCAAAAATGTTAATTAATTTCTTTAAAAAGATCAGCTTTACACAAAAATTAAATATTTTATCTGTTTTTTTATTATTACTAATTATCGCTTATATTGTTAAGGGTTTTAGTTTTTTATTATCTCATGATCAAGGTGCAGGTGATTTATATTTTCGTTGGCAAGAACAACAATATATTTATCATGGATATTATCCTTATTTTGCCAGAGAAGGTATGGATTTTGTTATCAAAGAAATTGGTGCAATCCAATCTGGAGGTTATCTTCCTTGGTCATTTTTTAGTGGATTTTTATTTTTTCCCCCTATTTCTTATCCTTTAACTCGTGTATATCATGTTTTTTTGAATCTTATTTCTTTAAGTATTTTAGGTTTATTTGCCTATAATTTAGGGAAAAATTATTACCGATCTTATAGTTTATTTGCTGTAGCTTCTGTTTTAGCTATCAGTGCTAATTCTTCAACATTAGGGGTAGGTCAATATGGTGTAATTATTAATGCTCTTTTGATTATTTTTTATATTTCATTGCAGAAAAATCAAAATAGTTTAGCAGGATTATTTTTAGGAATAGCTATGTTAAAACCAAATATTTCTGCTTTTTATTTTTTAATTCCTGTTACTCAAAAAAGATTGAAAACGATCATAGTTTTTTCACTTTATATTATTGTTGCCACTTTTTCTATTGTGAAAATTACCAATACAAATTTATTGTTAATATTAACGGATATTTATAAACAATCTAATTTTTTCACAGCACAAGGTAACTCTTTAGTTAATTTATTTTTACCCTTAGGAATATCCCCTAATAATGCCACGATTATTTTAGGAGTGTTGGGGATAATAATTTGTTTAACTGTTTTTTATTTATACCGCAATTATTCTTTATTAACTCTATTTGCGATCGCCTCTATCATGGGGAGAGTCTGTTTTTATCATCTAATTTATGATAATGTTATGATAGTTTTTTTGTTGTTAGCATTATTAGAATTAACTTTTAAAAATCCCGATAAATTAAATTTTATAGTGTTATTAATAGTCGGAATAACGTTATGGATTCCTGCAAAAGCTGTTAATTTATTTCCTTTTTATGAGTATAAGATACAGTTTATTATTTGGATTTTAGCGGGAGTTTATTTATTAATAGCTCAAAAAAAATGATAACAATAATTTACTGATAAAGTTTTAATTGTGTTAAGAATATTGATCTCGATGAAATTCAAATTTTGATATTTTTGCCATGGCTTTTCCCACTCCAAAAATGTAACCAATACCTTGCCCAATACTATCAATAATCAAGCCCAAAAAAAGAGTTAAAAATAGTTTTAAAGACCATAACTTTTGTAATTTACGCTCTTCTAATTGTCGATAAATTCGCCATAAACGAACAAAAGGAATTAAAGGAGAAGCCATTGTATAAATTAACTTTTTACCCATATTCCAATTTTGATTGTTAACACGATCGCCAGCAAATAATTTACCACAATAAAACTGCACTTGAATCCAAGTAAATAAATCACCAAAATTAGTATGAGAAGTTTTTGCCCTTGACTCTAAATAAAGTTGATAACCTTTACTTTGTATATCCCAATGTAATATAGTTTCGGTCTCCATCATTTCTGCTAATTTTTCTTCATAAGAAAGCAGAATATCTTTTTTATAGCTACTATTATGACCTGGAAGAAAATTGACTATTCCCGAAGGTGTAAAATCTAACCAGGGTGCATAAGCAATTAACATATCTGCCCAACTTACGACATTATTGGGATTAGCATTTCGTAATACGGGGCCGACTACTGCCCAAGGTTGTTTATGGGCTTCAATGAGATATTCTGCCCAATCAGCATCAGGAAAACAATGATCTTCCGCTAAGGCAACAATAGGGGCTTGGGAATGGCGAATACCCTCTGTGTATGCAAAAGCAATAGATTTTATTTTACCTATGCCAATAGCTTCGATCGCAAAAAAATCATCAATTTCTTTTATATGCGGTGTTATTTCAGAAGCCGAAGGTGCAACAATGATAATTTCTAAATTCTTTTTGACAGTTTGTTGACGTAAATAATCAAGGGTTTTCGCTATAGTATGATACTTATCTGGAGTTGGTAAAATAACCGACATTTTTGGAACTATTAAAGAAGGCATAAATATACAAATTGGATTTGAGTTTTAACCCACGTTAATGATAATAAGAGAGTCAGAATTTTCAATTCAGTCTTGATCAGAAATGGGAATAAATGAATATCATAATCGCAATTTATGGAAAATTTAGAGATTTCTGTTATCATCAAAATTCTTGGATCTGAAACCCCGTCTTTCTAGGACGGCTTTATATTTAGTGGTTTTAGGTTAAAATCAAGGTAGCCACTAAGACCTTAATTGTACAGTGCAACTCCCAGTCGTGGGACACCTGTTGAAAAGATGAGTTACCGAAATGGTACTCGGTGCAATACACTACAGACTCAGCCCCCACAAGCAAAGATATTAAGGGAGTGAAAAGCATAAACCTAAAAGTAAACTGAAGGCATTAGCCAACAGTGTACAGGCAATTGACACCGCCTTTTGAACTGCTTTTTGGATTAGTGTTTTGGCACTTTGAACAAATGTAGTTGTTCGAGCAATGACTAGCATTGTGTTAGTTATCTCTTCTAAAGAATCCTCGTGGCTTTAGCCCGATGGAGTGTCAATCCTACCTATAATCGACCACAACAATTATTTAATTGTTTAAAAGCCTTAAGTCAAATACTACACCCTTCTTTTGAGGTAATTATTATTGATGATGGTAGTGTAAACTCGATCGAACATATTATTGTAAATTTTGAGTTTCAACTAAACATCAAATTAATTACACAGAAAAATCAGGGGGCGGCATCCGCTCGTAATACGGGAGCAAAAGTCGCTCAAGGTGAATATCTTGCTTTTACCGATGATGATTGTTTACCCACAGCAACTTGGCTTACATCTCTAGTAGAAGTTTTGAGATTATATCCTCATTGTTTAGTAGGAGGTAAAACAGAAAATGCTTTATTTGATAATCCTTATTCTGTAACATCTTAAGCTATTATTGATGTAGTTTATAGTTACTATCATCAACTTGGGAAAACACTACGTTTTTTTGCTTCCAATAATTTTGCTCTTTCTCGTTTTGATTTTTTAGATTTAGGAGGATTTAATGAGAGTTTTTACACTTCGGAAGATCAGGAATTTTGCGATCGCTGGTTGCAAAAAGGATTTGATTTAAAATATGTACCATCTACCTTAGTTTACCATGACCATTACTTAACACTAGATAGTTTTTGGCGACAACATTTTAATTATGGTAGAGGAGCATTTAGATTTTATCAAAGTAGAGTTGAACGAGGTTTGCACGGTTTAAAAATTGAACCACAATTTTATCAAAAGCTGATAACTTATTCCTTTTACCTTGAGTTTTTCACTGCAATTCTCCTTAAAATATTGGTTAATTCTTTTCATCGCTCAACTAGCTAACTGACTGGGTTTTTACTGGGAAAAAACAATCTAACTGAAAAATGATTATTAACGGACAAAATATTCCACAAGAAGAAATCTTAAAAGCCGATATTTGTATTGTTGGTGCCGGGGCGGCAGGATTGACTTTAGCTCGACAATTTAATAATACTTCAGTTTCAGTTTTACTTTTAGAGAGTGGTGGTTTAAAAAATGATCTCATGACTCAATCTTTGGCAGATGGTACAAGTGATGGCGAAATCTACCCTTTTAAAGAATCTCGCTTTCGTTGTTTCGGAGGTTCAACTACCCGTTGGAGTGGTATATGTATTCCTTTAGATGAGGGAGATTTTGAACACAAATCATGGTTGACTTATAGCGGTTGGCCTTTTTCTAAGTCCGAACTTTTACCTTATTATCAAAAAGCTGAAGAAATTTTCGGATTGCCACAAAAAACTTTGAATCTCAGCGATAAATCACCTTTTCATCAATCTCCCTTAAAAACGAAAATATTAAAATATAGTAATCCCCTTGATTTAGGCAAAAAATATAAGCAGGAAATAATTGAGTCCAAAAATATTAGTCTGATTATTCATAGCAATGTTATTGAGTTAATTCCCCATCAGGAAGGGAGATTAATAGAATCTTTAAAGGTGCAAGGAAGTGACGGTAATGGTTTTATCGTTAAAGCTCGTACAGTTATCTTATCTACAGGGGGGATGGAAAATGCACGACTTTTATTAGCCTCGAATAGTTATTTTCCTCAAGGTTTAGGCAATCATAATGATTTAGTAGGGCGCTTTTTCATGGAACATTATTTCAAAGTTGCGGGGATTTTGCCGATTAATCAAAAATCAGAATTTATCACATCTTTTACTCATCGTTACCCTTTTGGGAATACCTATGCTCAAGATGTTTTCGGTTTAAGTGATGATTTGCGAGATAGAGAACAACTTTTAAATATTCACTGGCGTATTTGTCGTTACAATCTTTTAGAAGACACTCAAACTGTTATCACGGCTAAAAAGTTAGCAAAACAATTTTCTCAAGGTGATTTTTCCCAAATGATTCAGCAGTGGCAATTACTATGGCAAGGTGACTTGACTGTCATACCTCGTTATCTGTGGTGGCATTTTTACAATAGACTCAATCCCTCCGCTCATTTTGATCATATTCGCTTTGTTGGTTTAGTAGAACAAGAGCCAGATTTTCACAATCGTATTACTTTATCGTCAAAATGCGATTTTTTAGGACAACCTTTAGTTAATCTTACTTTGAATTTTAGTCAAAAAATGTGGGAAAGTGTCGATCGATCTATGTCTTGTCTCAGTAAAATTTTATCAGAAAGGGGTTTTGGTCAGTTAGAATATGATTGCGATCGCCTACAACATCTAACTTTCTATGATAAAGTTGGTTATCATCCCATGGGTACTACTAGAATGCACCCCAATCCTCGTTATGGAGTAGTTGATGCCAACGGTAAAGTACATGATGTCGATAACTTATACATTGCAGGAAGTTCTATTTTTCCAACAGGAGGGGCGGCAAATCCTACTTTTACGATCGTTGCTTTAGCTTTACGTTTAGCCGATCATCTTTTTCAAATTAATCAATAACAATACTAATTTTGACATTTATGACTCAACAATTAACCACAAGGTTTTTATCAGAAAATGAATATGAAAAATGGACAAAATTTGTTTGTGAATCTCCCACAGGAAGTGTTTATAGTTTACCTGAATATTTAGAAATTTTATGTACAGTAACAGGAGATCGTTTCAGGATTTTAGCAGTATTTCAAGGTAATGAATTAGTGGGGGGTATTGCCCTTTATGAAACGTGGAAATTCTTTTCATTGGTTGCCGTAGCTTGTCCTCGACTACTTTTATCTTACCATAGTCCAGTTTTACGAGCTTATGAAAGTAATTATCCCAGTCATATAAGAAGTAAATATACCGCTATTTTACGAGCTTTAATTGATAAATTATCAACCCTTCCTTATGTATATTTAAACCTAACTATTTTTTATTTAATTAACGATATGAGGCTTTTTCTGGAAGTAGGTTGGGAAGTTTCGCCCGTTTATGGTTATATGGTATCTCTAAAAGATACTCAACAAATTTGGCAAAAAATGGAGCAAAATTTTCGTCGTTTAGTTAACAGAGGAATTAAAAATGGTTTCGTTTTTACTGAAGATGATGATTTTGATAGTTTTTATAAATGGCATTTAGAAGCATCTCAAAGAAAAAATTTTTCGTTGTATCTTCCTGAAGATAAATATCGACAATATTTTGAACTTTTGCGAGAAAAAAATCTTTGCAAACTTCACCAAGTACGTTTAGATAATGGTAAATCGATCGGTGCATTTTTAATTTTAACAAGTTCTCATCCCGTTAGTCATACAGTTTGTACTGGTAGTGATGTTAATTACCTAAATCTTGGTAGTATTCCTTTTTTACGTTGGAAATCCTTTGAAAGATTAGCCGAACTTGGCTATGAAAGTAATAATTTAACAGGGGCTTCTTTGAATCAAGTTAAAGATTTTAAAAATCAAATAGGAGGAGAATTAATTACTAACTGGATAGTTATTAAACCGCCCCATTTTAGTTATCGTATATATCAAAAATTGACTTTTAAAGATTAATATACATAAACACTAAGTACAAATGATGAAATTAATTAATAATTTATTCATACCTAAAAAACAATCAGGAAATCTTCCCAATTTTATTATTATTGGTGCTATGAAATGTGGAACTACCAGTTTGCATTATTATCTTAATTGTCATCCCGAAATTTCTATGTCAAGGGAAAAAGAATTAAACTTTTTCATTTATGAAAGAAATTGGAATAAGGGAATTCAGTGGTATCAATCTCAATTTCAGGGTAATGGTAAAATTTATGGAGAAGCATCCCCTAATTACACTTATTTTCCCAAATGGTCAGAAACAGCAAAATTGATGTATCAAACTGTGCCCCATGCTAAACTTATTTATTTAGTTAGAGATCCTATTGAAAGATTAATTTCTCATTATATTCATCACTATGCGGATAGAATAGAAAATCACTCCCTCACGGATGCTTTAGCCAATTGTCAAGAAAATGGTTATCGTTATTATCTGTCTTGTAGTCGTTATTATTTTCAATTAGAACAATATTTAAAATATTTTTCCCCTTCTAATATTCTGATTATTACCACAGAAGAATTATCCCAATTTCCTCAAAAAACTCTCCAAACTATTTTTAAATTTTTAGAAGTATCCGAGAATTTTCAAATGATAAACTATAAGAGAAAACTTCATCGCTCTATTTATAAACGAAGAAGAACAGATTTGGGAAATACCATTAGTAAACTCCCTTTAATAAATAATATTGATACTCTATCTCCTCCTTTAAGACATTATATTAAGAAAATAGTTTATTTTCCTTTTTCTCAAGGAATTAGCAAACCTATACTAGAAAAAGATTTGAAAAATCAATTAATTCAATATTTTAAAACGGATGTTCATAAATTACGAAAATTTACAGACAAAGATTTTCAGGAATGGTGTGTTTAATAAAAAAATTTTCTTTAAAACTTAAAGTACAGGAAAAATATGAAAAAAACTATAAAAAATGATTCATTATTAAAGAATTTAACTAAACTTTGGGATGCTCTGCTATTATATTTTCCTTCGGCTTATGGAGGTTGGGAAAATAGGCAACTTTGGCAAAATATTAATACCTACTGTTTATTTATTGGTTATTCCAGAAGTGGACATAGTTTAATTGGAGCATTATTAAACGCTCATCCAAATATTGTTATTGCCCATGAATTGAATGATTTAAAATATACTTATTTGGGATTTAGACGTTGGCAACTTTATCATCTTTTACTCGACAAAGCCAAATTAGGAGTAAACCCAAATGACAAATCAGGTGGATATAATTATGATGTTCCTAATCAATGGCAAGGAAAATTTACACAGATACTGGTAATTGGTGACAAAAAAGGAGAAGGGACAACTTTAAAAATTGAAGATAGCCCTCTTTTTTTACAGCGTTTAAGGAAGATTATTAATGTCAAAATAAAGTTTATTCATATTATTAGAAATCCTTATGATAATATTACCACAATGTCAAAAAAAAATTTAAAATTAGATTTTCATTTGTCAAAAAGTATTGAATACTATTTTTTTCTATGTAATATTGTTAATGAGTTTAAAAAAACTCTTAAATCCGATGAAATATATGAATTAAAATATGAGTTATT encodes the following:
- a CDS encoding glycosyltransferase family 2 protein, whose amino-acid sequence is MDVVYSYYHQLGKTLRFFASNNFALSRFDFLDLGGFNESFYTSEDQEFCDRWLQKGFDLKYVPSTLVYHDHYLTLDSFWRQHFNYGRGAFRFYQSRVERGLHGLKIEPQFYQKLITYSFYLEFFTAILLKILVNSFHRSTS
- a CDS encoding sulfotransferase — protein: MKKTIKNDSLLKNLTKLWDALLLYFPSAYGGWENRQLWQNINTYCLFIGYSRSGHSLIGALLNAHPNIVIAHELNDLKYTYLGFRRWQLYHLLLDKAKLGVNPNDKSGGYNYDVPNQWQGKFTQILVIGDKKGEGTTLKIEDSPLFLQRLRKIINVKIKFIHIIRNPYDNITTMSKKNLKLDFHLSKSIEYYFFLCNIVNEFKKTLKSDEIYELKYELFIENPKVYLEEICNFLGVSTTKSYLEDCANIVYKFPNKSRYSIVWTSELIEEVQNRINHYSFLHGYNYND
- a CDS encoding glycosyltransferase family 2 protein, with the protein product MPEEKKLSLNLKTKQKLSIVIPVYNGGEAFYHCLLSIKKFAPPEIEIIVVADGDTDDSRKLAQKFTSKIIINDQALGPANARNLGAKIATGELLFFLDADVSIKEQTIPKIKLFFAENTEITALIGSYDDQPGAINFLSQYKNLFHHYTHQQGQENALTFWGACGVIKRDIFEKIGGFNNSYKLPSVEDVELGYRLTEAGYKINLVKDIQVKHLKKWTIISLLKADIFQRAIPWTILLLKYGNMVNDLNLSWTNRVSILLIYSLIILTVLSFWFNFVYLFIIIIITLLIINRKVYYFFYKKKGLIFSLNAILWHWFYYLYGGFGFMLGLILFRFKNVN
- a CDS encoding GMC oxidoreductase — encoded protein: MIINGQNIPQEEILKADICIVGAGAAGLTLARQFNNTSVSVLLLESGGLKNDLMTQSLADGTSDGEIYPFKESRFRCFGGSTTRWSGICIPLDEGDFEHKSWLTYSGWPFSKSELLPYYQKAEEIFGLPQKTLNLSDKSPFHQSPLKTKILKYSNPLDLGKKYKQEIIESKNISLIIHSNVIELIPHQEGRLIESLKVQGSDGNGFIVKARTVILSTGGMENARLLLASNSYFPQGLGNHNDLVGRFFMEHYFKVAGILPINQKSEFITSFTHRYPFGNTYAQDVFGLSDDLRDREQLLNIHWRICRYNLLEDTQTVITAKKLAKQFSQGDFSQMIQQWQLLWQGDLTVIPRYLWWHFYNRLNPSAHFDHIRFVGLVEQEPDFHNRITLSSKCDFLGQPLVNLTLNFSQKMWESVDRSMSCLSKILSERGFGQLEYDCDRLQHLTFYDKVGYHPMGTTRMHPNPRYGVVDANGKVHDVDNLYIAGSSIFPTGGAANPTFTIVALALRLADHLFQINQ
- a CDS encoding glycosyltransferase, which produces MPSLIVPKMSVILPTPDKYHTIAKTLDYLRQQTVKKNLEIIIVAPSASEITPHIKEIDDFFAIEAIGIGKIKSIAFAYTEGIRHSQAPIVALAEDHCFPDADWAEYLIEAHKQPWAVVGPVLRNANPNNVVSWADMLIAYAPWLDFTPSGIVNFLPGHNSSYKKDILLSYEEKLAEMMETETILHWDIQSKGYQLYLESRAKTSHTNFGDLFTWIQVQFYCGKLFAGDRVNNQNWNMGKKLIYTMASPLIPFVRLWRIYRQLEERKLQKLWSLKLFLTLFLGLIIDSIGQGIGYIFGVGKAMAKISKFEFHRDQYS
- a CDS encoding GNAT family N-acetyltransferase, whose product is MTQQLTTRFLSENEYEKWTKFVCESPTGSVYSLPEYLEILCTVTGDRFRILAVFQGNELVGGIALYETWKFFSLVAVACPRLLLSYHSPVLRAYESNYPSHIRSKYTAILRALIDKLSTLPYVYLNLTIFYLINDMRLFLEVGWEVSPVYGYMVSLKDTQQIWQKMEQNFRRLVNRGIKNGFVFTEDDDFDSFYKWHLEASQRKNFSLYLPEDKYRQYFELLREKNLCKLHQVRLDNGKSIGAFLILTSSHPVSHTVCTGSDVNYLNLGSIPFLRWKSFERLAELGYESNNLTGASLNQVKDFKNQIGGELITNWIVIKPPHFSYRIYQKLTFKD
- a CDS encoding glycosyltransferase family A protein; the protein is MALARWSVNPTYNRPQQLFNCLKALSQILHPSFEVIIIDDGSVNSIEHIIVNFEFQLNIKLITQKNQGAASARNTGAKVAQGEYLAFTDDDCLPTATWLTSLVEVLRLYPHCLVGGKTENALFDNPYSVTS
- a CDS encoding sulfotransferase is translated as MMKLINNLFIPKKQSGNLPNFIIIGAMKCGTTSLHYYLNCHPEISMSREKELNFFIYERNWNKGIQWYQSQFQGNGKIYGEASPNYTYFPKWSETAKLMYQTVPHAKLIYLVRDPIERLISHYIHHYADRIENHSLTDALANCQENGYRYYLSCSRYYFQLEQYLKYFSPSNILIITTEELSQFPQKTLQTIFKFLEVSENFQMINYKRKLHRSIYKRRRTDLGNTISKLPLINNIDTLSPPLRHYIKKIVYFPFSQGISKPILEKDLKNQLIQYFKTDVHKLRKFTDKDFQEWCV
- a CDS encoding DEAD/DEAH box helicase, which gives rise to MSRATKLTYDRGTLILHPPPRGKAWIEFATWDDRIEKFRIPAIYYRALIEAFEQENINFVDSAKAFFPLEIQSNLTKTPYPHQIEALEAWKLAQRKGVVVLPTAAGKTYLAQLAIACTPRTTLIVVPTLDLLHQWYAQIELAFPKIKVGLLGGGSHDRTPILIATYHSAAIHAKTLGNHYGLLIFDECHHLPTDFFQVIAEESIAPYRLGLTATPERGDGSHSYLDNLIGKIIYRKTPQELSNNTLSEYQVIPIKVSLEIEEKKRYNEVINIRNTFLKQSNISLSSLDGWQLFVKASARTNEGRRAMLAHRESKEIASGTTAKLKVLSELIEKHYPDKILIFTNDNATVYRISQQYLIPAITYQTPVKERHQILTKYHRGEYKILAASHVLNEGVDVPDAKIAIILSGTGSTREYIQRLGRILRKANNTEKLAILYEVIAEETSDEKTAARRKGESYQDNKNKENYQGEIILYRQNSQQNSSLKAAESKPNWKKNDEG
- a CDS encoding glycosyltransferase 87 family protein, which codes for MLINFFKKISFTQKLNILSVFLLLLIIAYIVKGFSFLLSHDQGAGDLYFRWQEQQYIYHGYYPYFAREGMDFVIKEIGAIQSGGYLPWSFFSGFLFFPPISYPLTRVYHVFLNLISLSILGLFAYNLGKNYYRSYSLFAVASVLAISANSSTLGVGQYGVIINALLIIFYISLQKNQNSLAGLFLGIAMLKPNISAFYFLIPVTQKRLKTIIVFSLYIIVATFSIVKITNTNLLLILTDIYKQSNFFTAQGNSLVNLFLPLGISPNNATIILGVLGIIICLTVFYLYRNYSLLTLFAIASIMGRVCFYHLIYDNVMIVFLLLALLELTFKNPDKLNFIVLLIVGITLWIPAKAVNLFPFYEYKIQFIIWILAGVYLLIAQKK